Below is a window of Clostridia bacterium DNA.
TGAGGTGCTGAGGGGAAAAGTGGTGGAAAGTGTACATTATGGTTCAATAGTGGTGGTTGATCACCATGGGGAAATAATTACTGCTTTGGGAGACCCTCATTATTTTACTTATTTCCGTTCGGCGGCCAAACCATTACAGGCTTTGGCCGTACTTGAAGGCGGTGCTGCCGATTATTATGATTTTAGTTTAAAAGATATTGCTCTGTTTTGCGGCTCACATACTGGGGAAAAAGAACATCAAAGTGGGGTGCAAAATATTTTAGAGAAAATTGATTTGGATGCTTCTTTTTTAAAATGTGATTTAGCTAATCCTTGTTCTGGCAAACATGCTGGTATGTTAGCTTTGGCTAAATATTGGGATTTGTCTTTAGCCGATTATTATTTACCTACACATTTAGTACAGCAGGAAATGAAAGGATTGGTAGCAGATTTTGCTGGTTTAAAACCTGAGGAATTAAAAGAAGGAATTGATGGTTGTGGGGTGCCGGTTTGGGCTCTGCCTTTAAGGAATATGGCAAGAGCTTATGCTCAATTGGTGAATCTAGAGGTTAGTGCTGGTCAATTGGTACAAAAAGCTATGCAGAGTCAACCTTTTTATGTAGGAGGAAGTAAAAGTTTTGATACAGCGTTATTGTCGGCTTTATCGGAAAAGATTATTGCTAAATTTGGAGCT
It encodes the following:
- a CDS encoding asparaginase, which translates into the protein MASVKLAEVLRGKVVESVHYGSIVVVDHHGEIITALGDPHYFTYFRSAAKPLQALAVLEGGAADYYDFSLKDIALFCGSHTGEKEHQSGVQNILEKIDLDASFLKCDLANPCSGKHAGMLALAKYWDLSLADYYLPTHLVQQEMKGLVADFAGLKPEELKEGIDGCGVPVWALPLRNMARAYAQLVNLEVSAGQLVQKAMQSQPFYVGGSKSFDTALLSALSEKIIAKFGAEGVYCLGVPERRWGIALKIADGNVRALPVVVLSVLKQLALLDNAAQVKMVDWLEPKLKNSCGEIVGLIRPVFKLPKGWSKGV